A single region of the Anticarsia gemmatalis isolate Benzon Research Colony breed Stoneville strain chromosome 19, ilAntGemm2 primary, whole genome shotgun sequence genome encodes:
- the LOC142981269 gene encoding uncharacterized protein LOC142981269, protein MGFKEIFIFLVLVAAINAEYISYDKYKVYKVVPETEDEVKILIDLKNYNNYTFWSEGVRVDGDVRIMVAPEKQTAFEKYFKDVGITTKVLIQDVQEQINSQLRRPTTRTSTYAWDYYQNLEEINAWLQKIALDYPNIVSLVRIGYSVEGRPIWGVKIDYKKQENPVIGMLEGGVHAREWISPATVTYIINEFLTSTDPAVRFVAENIVWHVFPMMNPDGYAYTFTTNRMWRKNRNPTHFTNCSEWGVPDDISNGIDLNRNFGFLWMTIGSSLNPCFETFAGPTEFSEPESRAIRDYVFKLQTEGRLIYYFAFHSYSQMIMIPFSHLGGADVLENPNYGDMYEIAIRGAAKLTEVHGTEYLVGTSKDILYPASGSSDDWVRGGADVPIVALYELRDLGEYGFLLPPEQIIPNNEEVMASLIEMEKVTRGLGYYHSSGEKILCSVVLMMLALVINYNETKCHFCPEPNWRAYEMGFKEIFYLIAFATVINAEYVSYENFKVYKTVPVSDNEVQILTDLRKQNEYMFWSDIISLNGDVRIMVAPEKQNAFEKYVESVGITTRVVIENVQEEINNQLRRPATRSTNYAWDYYLSLDEINAWLEKIASENPNVVTLVNIGTSVEGRFIRGVKIDFKKQADPVIGMIEGGIHSREWISPATVTYIINEFLTSTDPNVRAVAENIVWHIFPVVNPDGYAYTFSNNRMWRKNRNTTNFTPCGAWGVSDDISNGIDLNRNFGFLWMTVGASNNPCAETFAGPSAFSEPESRAIRDYVTRIQREGRMIFYFAFHSYSQMVLVPYSHVGGYDVLEASNYADMYEIAIRGMDKLKAKHGTDYVVGTSKDILYEVSGSSFDWVRGVADVPIVYLFELRDVGEYGFLLPPEQIIPNNQEIMASLIEMEKVTRSLGYYQYNSGAKILYSFVMLMLGLFVTL, encoded by the exons ATGGgtttcaaagaaatatttatttttttagttctaGTAGCTGCTATTAATGCAGAATATATTAGCTATGATAAGTACAAAGTGTATAAAGTAGTTCCTGAAACTGAAGATGAAGTAAAAATTCTTATAGATTTGAAGAACTATAACAACTATACGTTCTGGAGTGAAGGTGTGAGAGTAGATGGTGATGTAAGGATTATGGTGGCTCCTGAGAAACAGACagcatttgaaaaatactttaaagatGTTGGAATCACCACAAAAGTCTTAATTCAAGATGTACAGGA ACAAATCAACAGCCAGCTCCGCCGTCCAACAACCCGTACCAGCACATACGCATGGGACTACTACCAAAACCTAGAAGAAATAAACGCATGGCTCCAGAAAATTGCCTTGGATTACCCCAACATTGTATCCTTAGTAAGAATAGGTTATTCCGTAGAAGGAAGGCCCATTTGGGGGGttaaaattgattataaaaAGCAAGAAAATCCGGTCATTGGTATGCTTGAAGGAGGTGTCCATGCAAGGGAATGGATTTCACCAGCGACtgttacttatattattaatgaattcTTGACCAGTACTGACCCTGCTGTGAGATTTGTGGCTGAGAACATTGTGTGGCATGTCTTTCCTATGATGAATCCTGATGGATATGCTTATACTTTTACTACT AACAGAATGTGGAGAAAGAATAGGAATCCTACGCATTTCACTAACTGCTCCGAGTGGGGAGTACCCGACGATATTAGTAATGGAATTGATTTGAATAGAAACTTCGGCTTTCTGTGGATGA caaTTGGCTCCTCCCTAAACCCTTGCTTTGAAACCTTCGCTGGTCCGACCGAGTTCTCTGAACCTGAATCCCGGGCCATCAGAGACTATGTCTTCAAGCTGCAGACTGAAGGCCGTCTGATTTACTACTTCGCCTTCCACTCTTACTCTCAGATGATTATGATTCCGTTCAGCCATCTTGGTGGCGCTGATGTACTGGAAAACCCGAATTATGGTGACATG TACGAAATCGCAATCAGAGGTGCAGCCAAACTTACTGAGGTCCATGGCACTGAGTACCTCGTAGGAACATCGAAAGATATCTTGT atcCAGCCAGCGGGTCCAGTGACGACTGGGTCCGAGGCGGAGCAGATGTACCCATAGTCGCTCTCTACGAGCTTAGAGACCTTGGTGAATACGGTTTCCTACTACCTCCAGAACAAATCATTCCCAATAACGAGGAAGTTATGGCCAGTTTGATAGAAATGGAGAAGGTCACCCGAGGGTTAGGTTACTACCATAGTTCAGGAGAGAAGATTCTTTGTAGTGTCGTGCTTATGATGTTAGCTTTAGTA attaaCTATAACGAAACTAAGTGCCATTTTTGTCCAGAGCCCAACTGGCGAGCGTACGAAATGGGTTtcaaggaaatattttatttgatagctTTCGCAACTGTTATCAATGCAGAATATGTTAGCTATGAGAATTTCAAAGTGTATAAAACAGTCCCCGTGTCTGACAATGAAGTACAAATTCTAACAGatttaagaaaacaaaatgagTACATGTTTTGGAGTGATATTATTAGTTTGAACGGTGATGTTAGGATTATGGTGGCTCCGGAAAAACAAAATGCGTTTGAAAAGTACGTCGAAAGTGTTGGAATTACGACCAGAGTTGTTATTGAAAATGTGCAAGA AGAAATCAACAACCAACTTCGGCGTCCAGCTACTCGAAGCACCAACTACGCTTGGGATTACTACCTATCACTTGACGAAATTAATGCATGGCTTGAGAAAATAGCAAGTGAAAATCCTAATGTTGTCACCCTGGTCAATATTGGAACTTCTGTAGAAGGCCGATTCATCAGAGGTGTCAAAATTGATTTCAAGAAACAAGCAGATCCAGTCATAGGTATGATTGAAGGAGGTATACATTCAAGAGAATGGATTTCACCGGCTACCGTTACGTACATTATTAATGAGTTCTTGACCTCTACTGACCCCAATGTGAGGGCTGTTGCTGAGAATATTGTGTGGCACATCTTCCCTGTTGTAAATCCTGATGGATATGCTTATACTTTTAGTAAT AACCGCATGTGGAGAAAGAACAGGAACACTACAAACTTCACTCCATGTGGAGCGTGGGGTGTGTCTGATGATATCAGTAATGGAATCGATTTGAACAGAAACTTCGGTTTTCTGTGGATGA CTGTCGGAGCATCAAACAACCCTTGCGCAGAAACCTTCGCTGGTCCTTCTGCGTTCTCTGAGCCTGAATCCAGGGCTATCAGGGACTACGTCACTCGTATCCAGAGGGAAGGTCGCATGATCTTCTACTTCGCATTCCATTCTTACTCCCAAATGGTGCTAGTGCCGTACAGTCATGTTGGCGGTTACGACGTTTTGGAAGCATCTAATTATGCTGACATg TACGAGATTGCGATCAGAGGCATGGACAAACTAAAGGCAAAACACGGCACTGACTACGTAGTGGGGACATCAAAGGATATTCTGT ATGAAGTCAGTGGTTCCAGCTTTGACTGGGTCCGAGGAGTCGCAGACGTTCCCATAGTCTACCTCTTCGAGCTTCGTGATGTTGGAGAATACGGTTTCCTCCTCCCTCCAGAACAGATCATTCCCAACAACCAAGAGATCATGGCTAGTCTTATAGAAATGGAGAAAGTGACGAGAAGCTTGGGCTACTACCAGTACAATTCTGGAGCGAAGATTCTCTACAGTTTTGTGATGCTTATGTTAggtttatttgttactttgtaa
- the LOC142981230 gene encoding zinc carboxypeptidase-like, with protein MELKYLIISLTLVITVSAEKKSYEGYRLYNVVPKDDAAVDILKDVQRRGLGEFWEDEFGVNHTVKVMVPPGKVADYNNYVKTGNIVSKEVIADIQRVIDDQLKPALNRFSQSYLSYSWTEYHNLDRLNAWLDELAKNHPGIVTTVTMGKSVLENDIKGIIINYNPERENPLIGVLEGTLHAREWISTATITWIIKEFLTSTDPAIRALAENFEWHIFPVVNPDGYRYTFTTNRMWRKNRSPANITSCASAGVEDDMSSGVDLNRNFGFEWMTVGASQDPCSNLFAGPGPFSEPESRAIRDYVLRLKDKGEIIYYIAIHSYTQLIVVPYSHVSLDDSLLSGNYGDMYEVAIRGADALKRRFGTEYRVGLSADVMYKMSGTSFDWVKYAANVPITYLLELRDLGEFGFLLPANQIIPTGLETMDALVEMDRTTRNLGYYQYRSSGVSAVCSVVVVMFGVIVALFG; from the exons atggaattaaaatatttaattattagtttaaCATTAGTCATAACGGTAAGTGCAGAAAAAAAGTCTTATGAAGGATATAGACTGTACAATGTTGTACCAAAAGACGATGCAGCAGTAGATATCCTTAAAGATGTGCAAAGAAGAGGTCTTGGAGAATTCTGGGAAGATGAATTTGGAGTCAACCATACGGTTAAAGTAATGGTACCGCCTGGCAAAGTTGCagattacaataattatgtgAAAACTGGTAATATTGTTAGCAAAGAAGTGATTGCAGATATTCAAAG AGTAATCGATGATCAACTAAAACCAGCTTTGAACAGATTTTCGCAATCATACCTATCATACTCCTGGACGGAGTACCACAATCTGGACAGACTCAACGCATGGCTTGATGAACTAGCAAAAAACCATCCAGGGATTGTCACTACAGTGACTATGGGCAAAAGTGTTCTAGAAAACGATATCAAAGGAATTATCATCAATTATAATCCTGAAAGAGAAAACCCATTGATTGGAGTTCTAGAAGGTACTCTTCACGCTCGTGAGTGGATTTCTACAGCAACTATTACTTGGATTATAAAGGAATTTTTGACTAGTACTGACCCAGCTATAAGGGCTTTAGCAGAAAACTTTGAATGGCATATCTTCCCTGTTGTGAATCCTGATGGATATAGATATACTTTTACTACT AATAGGATGTGGAGAAAGAACCGTAGTCCCGCGAATATTACCTCTTGTGCCTCAGCAGGTGTTGAAGATGACATGAGCTCTGGAGTTGATTTGAACAGAAACTTCGGATTTGAATGGATGA cTGTAGGAGCATCACAAGATCCTTGCAGCAACCTATTCGCTGGTCCCGGTCCGTTTTCTGAACCGGAGTCCAGAGCCATTCGGGACTATGTACTAAGACTGAAGGACAAAGGAGAGATCATCTACTACATTGCTATTCATTCCTACACTCAGTTGATCGTCGTTCCCTATAGTCATGTTTCTCTTGATGATTCGTTGCTTTCTGGGAATTATGGTGAtatg tatgAAGTGGCTATAAGAGGCGCTGATGCTCTGAAGAGGAGATTCGGCACTGAGTACCGTGTTGGACTGTCAGCTGATGTTATGT ACAAAATGAGCGGCACCAGTTTCGACTGGGTGAAATACGCGGCAAATGTTCCCATCACGTACCTTCTGGAACTTCGTGACCTTGGGGAGTTCGGGTTTCTTCTACCAGCAAACCAGATCATCCCTACTGGCTTGGAGACCATGGATGCGCTGGTAGAGATGGATAGAACTACTAGGAACCTTGGCTATTATCAGTATCGTTCTTCTGGAGTAAGCGCGGTCTGTTCTGTTGTTGTGGTCATGTTTGGAGTGATTGTGGCTTTGTTTGGGTAG